In the genome of Oncorhynchus mykiss isolate Arlee chromosome 18, USDA_OmykA_1.1, whole genome shotgun sequence, one region contains:
- the LOC110496120 gene encoding NLR family CARD domain-containing protein 3: MKSDKSMNPPIMFREGDVSIEQRIKHQRPASPVPSCVSMKSDKSMNPPIMFREGDVSIEQMIKQQRLDSPVPSCVSMKNDLSMEPPLTFKKENISSVERVQQERPAITAPSCVSMKSDQSMDPPLRFRDGVVSEQIAQQELSRQFKTVLSSDLPEGFEMNQKELADALEKSELDLICQRELKSNLKTKYQSAFEGIAKQGNPTLLNKIYTELYITKGGNGEVNNEHEVRQLETTTRKQARPETAIKCNDIFKPLQDRPIRTVLTKGVAGIGKTVSVQKFILDWAEGKANQDVQFVFSLPFRELNLMKGEKHSLFELLDHFSMETKKLRISNFDKYKVLFIFDGLDECRLPLDFKRNKSCCDVTESTSVDMLLTNLIKGNLLPSALLWITTRPAAANQIPSGCVDQVTEVRGFNDSQKEEYFRKRFTDKNLASRIISHMKSSRSLYIMCHIPVFCWISATVLEKMGEEGRELPQTLTEMCTHFLVFQTKQTNEKYLAKEETGPHWNKTRILSLGKLAFQQLVKGNLIFYEEDLKECGIDVREASVYSGVCTQIFREECGLYQVKVFCFVHLSIQEFLAAVYVFLRFSNDNDNLIAKPQLIFKTFWFRKIPAIDFHKSAVDKALESVGGHLDLFLRFLLGLSLESNHKHLRGLLTKTRSSPQSHEETVMYIKEKIRENPSPERCINLFHCLNELNDHSLVKEIQSYLSSGNVSSEKLSPALWSALAFVLLTSEEDLEVFDLKKYSRSEEGLLRLLPVVKASRTALLSDCGVTEEGCASLASALKTNPSHLRELDLSNNDLKDSGVKMLSAGLQDPQCKLETLRSVFLFLVNL, translated from the exons atgaagagtgacaAATCTATGAATCCACCTATCATGTTCAGAGAAGGAGATGTTTCCATTGAACAAAG GATCAAACATCAGAGACCTGCCTCCCCTGTACccagctgtgtgtccatgaagagtgacaAATCTATGAATCCACCTATCATGTTCAGAGAAGGAGATGTTTCCATTGAACAAAT GATAAAGCAGCAGAGACTAGACTCACCTGTACCCAGCTGCGTGTCCATGAAGAATGACCTGTCTATGGAACCACCTCTCACATTTAAAAAGGAAAACATTTCTAGTGTAGAAAG GGTCCAGCAGGAGAGACCAGCCATCACGGCACCCAGCTGTGTGTCTATGAAGAGTGACCAGTCTATGGATCCACCTTTAAGGTTCAGAGATGGAGTTGTTTCCGAACAAAT AGCCCAACAGGAGCTATCAAGACAGTTCAAGACAGTGCTGAGTTCAGATCTCCCTGAAGGCTTTGAGATgaaccagaaggagcttgctgacGCACTGGAGAAAA GTgagcttgatttgatttgccaACGGGAACTCAAATCTAATCTAAAGACGAAATATCAAAGTGCATTTGAGGGTATTGCTAAGCAAGGGaacccaacacttctcaataAGATCTACACAGAACTCTACATCACAAAGGGTGGAAATGGAGAggtcaataatgaacatgaggtAAGACAattggagacaacaaccaggaaacaAGCAAGACCAGAGACGGCAATCAAATGTAATGACATCTTCAAACCTTTACAAGACAGACCtatcagaactgtgctgacaaagggagtcgccggcattggaaaaacagtctctgtgcagaagttcattctggactgggctgaaggaaaagcaaatcagGATGTCCAATTTGTATTTTCACTTCCTTTtcgggagctgaatttgatgaaAGGGGAAAAACACAGTTTGTTTGAACTTCTCGATCACTTCTCAATGGAAACAAAAAAATTAAGAATCTCCAACTTTGACAAATAcaaagttctgttcatctttgatggtctggatgagtgccGACTGCCCCTAGACTTCAAGAGGAACAAGAGCTGTTGTGATGTCACAGAGTCGACCTCAGTGGATATGCTGCTGACAAACCTCATCAAGGGAAATCTGCTGCCCTCTGCTCTTCTCTGGATAACTACTAGACCTGCAGCAGCCAATCAGATCCCTTCAGGATGTGTTGACCAGGTTACAGAGGTGCGAGGGTTTAATGATTCACAAAAAGAGGAATACTTTAGAAAGAGATTTACTGATAAGAACTTGGCCAGTAGAATCATCTCACACATGAAGTCATCAAGGAGCCTCTACATCATGTGCCACATAccagtcttctgttggatctCTGCCACAGTTTTGGAGAAAATGGGTGAAGAAGGGAGAGAGTTGCCCCAGACTCTAACTGAGATGTGCACACACTTCCTGGTATTTCAGACCAAACAGACGAATGAAAAGTATCTTGCGAAAGAAGAGACAGGTCCACACTGGAATAAAACAAGAATTCTGTCACTGGGAAAACTGGCTTTTCAACAGCTTGTGAAAGGCAATCTAATTTTCTATGAAGAAGACCTGAAAGAGTGTGGCATTGATGTCAGGGAAGCCTCAGTGTACTCAGGAGTGTGCACACAGATCTTCAGAGAAGAGTGTGGGCTGTACCAGGTCAAGGTGTTCTGCTTTGTGcatctgagcattcaggagtttctggctgctgtatatgTGTTTCTCAGATTCAGCAATGACAATGATAATCTAATAGCCAAACCACAGTTAATCTTCAAAACATTTTGGTTCCGAAAAATACCTGCAATTGACTTCCACAAGAGTGCTGTGGATAAAGCCTTGGAGAGTGTGGGTGGACACCTTGAtcttttcctccgcttccttctgggcCTCTCACTGGAGTCAAATCATAAGCACTTACGAGGTCTACTGACAAAGACAAGAAGCAGCCCACAGAGCCATGAGGAAACAGTCATGTACATCAAGGAGAAGATCAGGGAGAATCCCTCTCCAGAGAGGTgcatcaatctgttccactgtctgaacGAACTGAATGACCATTCTCTAGTGAAGGAGATCCAAAGTTACCTGAGCTCGGGAAATGTCTCCAGTGAAAAACTCTCACCGGCACTGTGGTCAGCTCTGGCctttgtgttgctgacttcagAAGAGGATCTGGAGgtgtttgacctgaagaaatactccagatcagaggaaggtcttCTGAGGCTGCTGCCAGTTGTCAAAGCATCCAGAACAGCTCT GCTGTCAGACTgtggagtcacagaggaaggTTGTGCTTCTCTGGCCTCAGCTCTGAAgacaaacccctcacacctgagagagctggatctgagtaacaatgacctgaaggattcaggagtgaagatgctctctgctggactgcaGGATCCACAatgtaaactggagactctgaggtccGTATTCCTATTTTTAGTCAACTTGTGA